Proteins co-encoded in one Gehongia tenuis genomic window:
- a CDS encoding polysaccharide deacetylase family protein — translation MRSFYLRYKGRAASNLLILALIVIIYLVLMNGSVRYTLSRMSGDPIRKAENAEGQVAFLCNVDWGEEYLPQMMEILESKGCSATFFLTGRWAEKNPDMVKTLEASNFEIGNHGYQHKNYSTLSRDANREQIQKAEDAIVAAGASPSKLFAPPSGDHGQQTLEAASALGYETILWSLDTIDWRDKDASVLVQRILKNPSDGDFILMHPTEQTVKALPQIIDGLQQKGFEIKCVSDLLPSS, via the coding sequence ATGCGTTCATTCTATTTGCGCTACAAGGGCCGTGCGGCCAGCAATCTGCTCATTTTGGCTCTCATCGTGATCATTTATCTGGTCCTCATGAACGGTTCGGTGCGCTACACGCTGAGCCGCATGAGCGGCGATCCCATCCGAAAAGCTGAAAATGCCGAGGGTCAGGTGGCTTTTTTGTGCAATGTGGATTGGGGCGAGGAATATCTACCCCAGATGATGGAGATTTTAGAATCAAAGGGCTGCAGTGCCACCTTCTTTTTGACGGGCCGCTGGGCGGAAAAAAATCCCGATATGGTAAAGACCTTGGAAGCGTCAAATTTTGAGATCGGCAACCATGGCTATCAGCACAAGAATTACAGCACTTTGAGCCGGGATGCCAACCGGGAGCAGATTCAAAAGGCGGAGGACGCCATCGTGGCAGCGGGTGCGTCGCCTTCCAAGCTCTTTGCACCGCCCTCCGGGGATCACGGTCAGCAGACACTGGAAGCGGCCTCTGCGCTGGGTTACGAGACAATTTTGTGGAGTCTTGATACCATCGATTGGCGGGATAAGGATGCCAGCGTTCTGGTACAGCGCATCCTGAAGAATCCAAGCGATGGGGATTTCATCCTGATGCATCCCACGGAGCAGACCGTCAAGGCGCTTCCTCAGATTATTGACGGGCTCCAGCAAAAGGGGTTTGAGATCAAGTGCGTATCCGATCTGCTGCCATCGTCTTGA
- a CDS encoding M16 family metallopeptidase, protein MAELTKLSNGLSIVCEPIEHCRSVSVGIWVPAGPVDEPGNVGGISHFIEHMVFKGTEHRTAQQISVDMDRVGGQLNAFTAKECTCFYTRVMDEHADLAVDVLSDMVRCPKMDPEDIAREKGVVLEEISMVEDTPEDLVNEMLSEAFFRDNPLAKPILGTVDSVSALTREDILGYMNRHYCANNLVLAVAGNVSMAAVCDLAEKYLGDWRCKDLEPRTLPVFDHFECQTRVKEKSIEQAHLCFGLPGVSNVDEDFYVTLALSNILGGGMSSRLFQTIREEKGLAYTVYSYPSSYRNAGLFSIYAGTSPKNLEEVTELTVKEIVKLREGGVDEEAVAMSKDQLKGSFILSQESVSARMSALGKNLLLQGRIIPEEEVLERIDAITAKDLRRVMDRLLGGPISVACITQKGEGQLPYLYDIKL, encoded by the coding sequence ATGGCTGAATTGACGAAGTTAAGCAATGGGCTCAGCATTGTGTGCGAACCCATCGAACATTGCCGCTCTGTGTCCGTGGGCATCTGGGTGCCCGCGGGTCCGGTGGATGAGCCGGGCAACGTGGGCGGCATTTCCCATTTCATTGAACACATGGTTTTCAAAGGAACGGAGCACCGCACGGCCCAGCAGATCAGTGTGGACATGGATCGGGTGGGCGGGCAGCTCAACGCCTTCACGGCCAAGGAATGCACCTGCTTCTATACCCGTGTGATGGATGAGCATGCGGATCTGGCGGTGGATGTGCTCTCCGATATGGTGCGCTGTCCCAAAATGGATCCGGAGGATATTGCACGAGAAAAAGGGGTGGTGCTGGAGGAGATTTCCATGGTGGAGGATACGCCGGAGGATCTCGTCAATGAGATGCTCTCGGAGGCCTTCTTTAGGGACAATCCTCTGGCAAAGCCTATCTTGGGCACGGTGGACAGCGTTTCGGCGCTCACGCGGGAGGATATTCTTGGCTACATGAACAGGCACTACTGCGCCAACAATCTGGTGCTTGCGGTGGCGGGAAACGTGTCCATGGCTGCGGTGTGCGACCTGGCGGAGAAATATCTCGGTGATTGGCGGTGCAAGGATCTGGAGCCGCGGACGCTGCCGGTTTTCGATCATTTTGAGTGCCAAACCCGGGTGAAGGAAAAGAGTATCGAACAGGCCCATTTGTGCTTTGGACTGCCCGGTGTATCCAATGTGGATGAGGACTTCTATGTGACGCTGGCCCTCAGCAACATCCTGGGCGGCGGCATGAGTTCCCGGCTGTTTCAGACCATTCGGGAGGAAAAGGGCCTGGCTTATACCGTCTATTCCTACCCTTCCAGCTATCGAAACGCTGGGCTTTTCAGCATCTATGCCGGGACCAGCCCCAAGAATCTGGAGGAGGTTACGGAACTGACAGTGAAGGAGATTGTCAAGCTGAGGGAAGGCGGCGTCGATGAGGAGGCCGTGGCCATGAGCAAGGATCAGTTGAAGGGCAGCTTTATCCTGAGCCAGGAAAGCGTCTCGGCACGCATGTCGGCGCTGGGCAAGAATCTATTGCTTCAAGGTAGGATCATCCCCGAGGAGGAAGTTCTGGAACGAATCGATGCCATCACGGCAAAGGATTTGCGGCGCGTGATGGACCGCCTCCTGGGCGGGCCGATATCGGTGGCCTGCATCACGCAGAAAGGGGAGGGGCAGCTGCCCTATCTCTATGATATAAAACTATAA
- a CDS encoding ClpP family protease: MCQNQENNPPENPKPTIENSISGLGVPQIPMAPNSPIYCVAIVGQIEGHMILPPQNKTTKYEHVIPQLLAIEQNPDIQGFVLMMNTVGGDVEAGLAIAEMVTSMTKPSVSLVLGGGHSIGVPMAVSTNYSFITPTATMTVHPIRMTGMIISVPQTYDYFNKMQERVVSFVVEHSHTTREKFMELMMSTGDMANDVGTVLVGEEAVNAGIIDAVGGLSDAMAKLEEIIGGDPA; the protein is encoded by the coding sequence ATGTGCCAAAATCAAGAAAACAATCCTCCTGAAAATCCGAAGCCGACCATAGAAAACAGCATTTCCGGACTGGGTGTGCCGCAAATTCCCATGGCGCCCAATTCGCCCATCTACTGTGTGGCTATTGTGGGCCAGATCGAGGGCCACATGATCCTGCCGCCCCAAAATAAGACCACGAAGTATGAACACGTGATTCCACAGCTTTTGGCCATCGAACAGAATCCCGATATTCAAGGATTTGTGCTGATGATGAATACCGTGGGCGGGGACGTGGAGGCGGGACTTGCCATCGCCGAGATGGTGACCAGCATGACCAAACCCTCCGTTTCTTTGGTGCTTGGGGGCGGACACTCCATTGGCGTTCCCATGGCTGTGAGCACCAACTATTCCTTCATCACGCCCACCGCCACCATGACCGTCCATCCCATCCGCATGACGGGCATGATTATCAGCGTGCCTCAGACCTACGACTACTTCAACAAGATGCAGGAGCGGGTGGTAAGCTTTGTGGTGGAGCATTCCCACACCACGCGGGAGAAATTCATGGAGCTTATGATGAGCACCGGAGATATGGCAAACGATGTGGGCACGGTGCTGGTGGGAGAGGAAGCGGTGAACGCGGGCATCATCGATGCGGTGGGCGGCCTTTCCGACGCCATGGCTAAACTTGAGGAGATCATCGGCGGTGATCCCGCATGA
- a CDS encoding YlzJ-like family protein, protein MILHTIVPMEEVLKGMDKLSAENLEEVCYHGVSMVVEPVGRGRGRIVRLLSADPARYLDAELSPGSIIRYE, encoded by the coding sequence ATGATCTTGCATACCATCGTTCCCATGGAGGAGGTGCTGAAGGGCATGGATAAGCTTTCAGCAGAGAATCTCGAGGAAGTGTGCTATCACGGCGTCTCCATGGTGGTGGAGCCCGTGGGACGGGGCCGGGGCCGAATCGTCCGCCTCCTTTCAGCCGATCCCGCTCGTTATCTTGATGCTGAGCTTTCACCAGGCAGCATTATCCGCTACGAGTGA
- the feoB gene encoding ferrous iron transport protein B: MISLALAGNPNCGKTTLFNVLTGSNQYVGNWPGVTVDKKEGTFQLDGEEIRVVDLPGIYSLSPHTVEQKLARDFLIEEKLDLIVNIVDAGNLERNLYLTYQVLELGIPTIIVLNMFDELEASGSTVDVALMEKRLGAMVVPMCASKRKGVKEFLKRLHAVVHHPERAVKPFFPAYDRNLMALLGQSGLDLPYWKVLSLLEGETEAEEVGQFVETQNNELAELSTEEREKLDALAGRVRRQFGEDAEVAVPDLRYKNISVLVKQVLRAGGRNVNARTEAIDKVLTHKIFALPIFLLIMMAIFLITFGPIGNFLSGGVEYLFGDVITPFVDGLLVDAGAAPWLQSLIVGGILSGLSSVLVFLPQITLLFLCLSIMEDSGYMARAAFITDRIMRKFGLGGKSFIPMLMGFGCTVPALMACRTLESEKERRLTMVITPFMSCGARLPVYAMMAGAFFAKNQGLVIFAIYLLGVVIAGLSGVLLNKTVLKGESSPFVMELPPYRLPTLRNLVLHVWDKVKGFLVKAGTVVFLVAVFLWFAQSFDTHLAMTDDISTSILAKMGNFIAPIFTPLGFGEPIPSVALVTGFFAKEAVVVTTGILTGAAGDAQLGAALGGLFTPLSAFSFMAFVLLYIPCAASMVTLAKEMRSTKWTLFAVGYGLVTAYLVALIIFQGGRLLGFA; this comes from the coding sequence ATGATATCGTTGGCCCTTGCTGGCAATCCAAACTGTGGGAAAACGACACTTTTCAATGTGCTGACCGGCAGCAACCAGTACGTGGGGAACTGGCCCGGTGTGACGGTGGATAAGAAGGAGGGCACTTTCCAGCTGGATGGGGAGGAAATTCGGGTGGTGGACCTTCCCGGCATCTATTCCCTGTCTCCCCATACGGTGGAACAAAAGCTTGCCCGGGATTTCCTGATTGAGGAAAAGCTCGATCTCATCGTCAACATCGTGGATGCGGGTAATCTTGAACGCAATCTGTACTTGACCTACCAGGTACTGGAGCTGGGCATCCCCACTATCATCGTGCTCAATATGTTCGATGAACTGGAGGCTTCGGGCAGTACCGTGGATGTGGCGCTGATGGAAAAACGCCTTGGGGCCATGGTGGTTCCCATGTGTGCTTCCAAGCGCAAAGGCGTAAAAGAATTTCTAAAACGGCTCCACGCCGTTGTGCACCATCCTGAGCGGGCGGTTAAGCCTTTCTTTCCCGCCTACGATCGCAACTTGATGGCGCTGCTGGGCCAAAGCGGCCTCGATCTGCCTTACTGGAAGGTGCTCTCCCTGCTGGAAGGGGAAACGGAGGCCGAAGAGGTCGGACAGTTCGTGGAGACCCAAAACAATGAGCTTGCTGAATTGTCCACGGAGGAGCGGGAAAAACTGGACGCTCTGGCCGGGCGTGTCCGGCGTCAGTTTGGTGAGGATGCGGAGGTGGCGGTGCCCGACCTTCGCTACAAGAACATCTCCGTCCTTGTGAAACAGGTGCTGCGAGCCGGCGGGCGGAACGTCAACGCCCGCACCGAAGCCATCGACAAAGTGCTCACGCACAAGATTTTTGCGCTGCCCATCTTTCTTCTCATCATGATGGCGATCTTCCTCATCACCTTCGGTCCCATCGGCAACTTTTTGAGCGGCGGCGTGGAGTACCTTTTTGGTGATGTCATCACGCCCTTTGTGGATGGGCTGCTCGTGGATGCCGGCGCTGCGCCGTGGCTTCAGTCGCTGATCGTGGGCGGTATCTTGAGCGGCCTGTCCAGCGTCCTTGTGTTTTTGCCCCAGATTACTCTGCTCTTTTTGTGTCTTTCCATCATGGAGGACAGCGGCTATATGGCGCGGGCGGCCTTCATCACCGACAGGATCATGCGGAAATTTGGTCTTGGCGGCAAGTCCTTCATTCCCATGTTGATGGGCTTTGGCTGTACGGTGCCGGCGCTCATGGCGTGCCGGACGCTGGAAAGCGAGAAGGAGCGGAGACTCACCATGGTGATTACGCCCTTCATGTCCTGCGGAGCCCGGCTGCCCGTTTATGCCATGATGGCGGGAGCTTTCTTTGCCAAGAATCAGGGGCTTGTGATTTTTGCCATCTATCTGCTGGGCGTGGTCATTGCGGGACTGTCCGGCGTGCTTTTGAACAAGACGGTGCTGAAGGGGGAGTCATCGCCCTTCGTGATGGAGCTGCCGCCCTACCGCCTGCCCACGCTGCGCAATCTGGTGCTTCATGTATGGGATAAGGTCAAGGGTTTCTTGGTCAAGGCGGGCACCGTGGTGTTTTTGGTGGCGGTTTTCCTCTGGTTTGCGCAAAGCTTTGACACCCATCTTGCCATGACCGATGATATCTCCACCAGCATTCTGGCCAAAATGGGCAATTTCATTGCGCCCATATTCACGCCTCTTGGCTTTGGGGAGCCCATTCCCTCCGTGGCATTGGTCACCGGCTTTTTTGCCAAGGAGGCGGTGGTGGTGACCACCGGCATTCTTACCGGAGCGGCGGGCGACGCTCAGCTTGGGGCGGCGCTTGGCGGCCTGTTTACGCCGCTGTCGGCGTTCTCCTTCATGGCTTTTGTACTGCTTTATATTCCCTGTGCCGCAT
- a CDS encoding dUTPase: protein MDKLDTIFMMQQKLNEDIRVRRNLPQYSPEEWVQKHAMAMVAELSEVLDEVNYKWWKKPKELNHAALKEELVDVFHFFLSMCLEAGMTAEDLYRVYLDKNKENFDRQMGLSAKKGYEL, encoded by the coding sequence ATGGACAAGCTGGATACCATCTTTATGATGCAGCAAAAACTGAACGAGGATATTCGGGTGCGGCGCAATCTGCCCCAGTATTCTCCGGAGGAATGGGTGCAAAAGCATGCCATGGCCATGGTGGCGGAGCTTTCCGAGGTGCTGGACGAGGTCAACTACAAATGGTGGAAGAAGCCCAAGGAACTGAATCATGCGGCGCTTAAGGAGGAACTGGTGGATGTGTTCCATTTCTTCCTCAGCATGTGTCTGGAAGCGGGCATGACTGCCGAGGATCTATACAGGGTCTATCTGGACAAGAACAAGGAAAACTTTGATCGGCAAATGGGCCTGTCGGCCAAGAAGGGCTACGAGCTCTAA
- a CDS encoding FeoA family protein: MRTLKDLKPGEKGTVRRIAADPALRRRLIEMGITQGSELTVRKYAPLGDPIEVSVRGCELAFRLNEAEKIQLVG; this comes from the coding sequence ATGCGCACTTTGAAGGATCTGAAACCCGGTGAAAAGGGGACTGTCCGCAGGATCGCCGCCGATCCGGCACTTCGCAGACGCCTCATTGAGATGGGGATCACCCAGGGCAGCGAACTGACCGTTCGGAAATATGCGCCGCTTGGGGACCCAATCGAGGTTTCAGTCCGGGGATGTGAGCTGGCTTTCCGCCTCAATGAAGCGGAAAAGATACAATTGGTGGGATGA